The Triplophysa rosa unplaced genomic scaffold, Trosa_1v2 scaffold147_ERROPOS851237, whole genome shotgun sequence genome has a segment encoding these proteins:
- the lrit1b gene encoding leucine-rich repeat, immunoglobulin-like domain and transmembrane domain-containing protein 1b isoform X2, which produces MSARVYFISGLLLCCLPLLCSTCPPQCNCFYHKLSDGSKSRSVLCNDPELTDVPKNFPSDTSKLRIEKTGISRVTADTFPYLISLEYLWISFNSLSSLSEGSFRGLYALDELRMDGNLLTSFPWECLIDTPNLRLLDLHNNKINSIPVEATFYIKNLTYLDLSSNNLATVPAEVLSSWFSVKPSQDAENSKIILGLHDNPWLCDCRLFDLVQFQKFPSSSVAFIDTRLRCAEPESLSGVLFSDAELRKCQSPRVHTAVARVRSSIGNNVLLRCGTIGVPMPELSWSRADGKPMNASVQQEISKEGIIWSILTVPAVSYQDSGKYVCKATNFVGSADAIISLIISDTWQIDEVAKKPHSKKSSGRAAYQEKLIARYVPQATTPVAVPIIEPLNGPKATAAIQIESYSISDEASDASPAAFPVPDDSLAELEKDVLSNLEANASSLQQGPERRVVRSVKVIGDTDHAVSLNWRAPAATNTTSFSVLYAVFGERDMRRIDVGPGKNRVTIQGLVPKTKYIACVCVKGLIPKKEQCVIFSTDEAASASGTQKLINVVVITVACVIAVPLTLIVCCGALKRRLQKLLGRKSKDIQDSYVTFETLSPGTKTIGLEGEYMTRLNPDESNRLLSARSSVDSEATARTEGQPNEYFC; this is translated from the exons ATGTCCGCTCGTGTCTATTTCATTTCTGGATTGCTGTTGTGTTGCCTGCCGTTGCTCTGTAGCACCTGTCCTCCTCAATGTAACTGCTTCTACCACAAACTGAGCGACGGATCCAAATCAAG GAGCGTCCTGTGCAATGACCCAGAACTCACTGACGTCCCAAAGAACTTTCCCTCAGACACCTCCAAACTGCGCATTGAGAAAACTGGCATCAGCCGGGTCACCGCTGACACCTTTCCCTACCTCATCAGCCTGGAATACCTCTGGATATCCTTCaactctctctcctccctcagCGAGGGCAGCTTTCGTGGACTTTATGCTTTGGATGAGTTACGGATGGATGGCAATCTTCTCACTTCCTTTCCATGGGAATGTCTGATTGACACGCCCAACCTTCGGCTTCTGGATTTGCACAACAACAAGATAAATAGCATCCCGGTAGAGGCGACGTTTTACATAAAGAACTTAACGTATCTGGATCTGTCCAGCAACAATCTGGCCACCGTCCCGGCAGAAGTTCTTTCTTCGTGGTTCTCTGTAAAACCTTCTCAAGACGCAGAGAATTCCAAAATTATTTTAG GTCTCCATGACAACCCCTGGCTGTGTGACTGTCGTCTCTTTGATTTGGTTCAGTTCCAGAAGTTTCCCTCGTCTTCGGTGGCGTTCATCGATACGCGTTTGCGCTGTGCCGAGCCAGAGAGCCTGTCTGGAGTTCTCTTCTCTGACGCGGAGCTCCGCAAGTGTCAATCTCCCCGTGTCCACACGGCCGTCGCCAGGGTCCGGAGCTCTATTGGCAACAATGTCCTGCTGCGCTGTGGAACCATCGGAGTGCCCATGCCAGAGCTGTCCTGGTCCCGAGCCGATGGCAAACCCATGAACGCCAGTG TTCAACAGGAAATCTCCAAAGAGGGCATAATCTGGTCCATTCTCACTGTTCCTGCTGTTTCATACCAAGATTCTGGAAAATATGTCTGCAAAGCCACCAACTTTGTTGGGAGCGCAGATGCCATCATCTCGCTCATCATTTCGGACACGTGGCAGATTGATGAAGTTGCCAAGAAACCCCACAGCAAGAAGAGCAGCGGCCGGGCAGCATACCAAGAGAAGCTCATCGCCAGATATGTGCCGCAAGCCACGACACCAGTGGCCGTGCCCATCATCGAACCCTTGAATGGACCGAAAGCCACAGCTGCCATCCAGATCGAGAGCTACAGCATCTCTGATGAGGCTTCAGACGCATCTCCCGCGGCCTTCCCGGTGCCCGACGACAGCTTGGCCGAGCTGGAGAAAGATGTGCTGAGCAATCTGGAAGCTAATGCATCGTCTCTTCAGCAGGGTCCCGAGCGCAGAGTGGTCCGCTCGGTGAAAGTTATTGGTGACACGGACCACGCCGTATCGCTGAACTGGCGAGCGCCTGCCGCCACCAACACCACATCGTTCAGCGTTCTCTACGCCGTGTTTGGTGAGCGAGACATGCGGCGTATTGATGTCGGGCCAGGAAAGAATCGCGTCACCATCCAAGGTCTGGTGCCTAAAACCAAGTACATAGCTTGTGTGTGCGTGAAAGGTCTCATTCCCAAGAAGGAGCAATGTGTAATTTTCTCCACGGATGAAGCCGCAAGTGCCAGCGGTACTCAGAAGCTCATAAATGTGGTGGTGATCACGGTGGCTTGCGTCATCGCGGTCCCCCTGACGCTCATCGTGTGCTGCGGGGCCCTTAAGAGGAGGCTACAGAAGCTGCTGGGCAGAAAGTCCAAAGACATTCAAGATTCATATGTGACGTTTGAAACTCTTTCTCCGGGCACCAAAACTATAGGACTGGAGGGAGAGTATATGACCAGACTTAACCCGGACGAATCCAACCGCTTGCTGTCTGCTCGGTCCAGCGTGGATTCGGAGGCCACGGCCAGGACTGAGGGTCAACCCAACGAATACTTCTGCTGA
- the lrit1b gene encoding leucine-rich repeat, immunoglobulin-like domain and transmembrane domain-containing protein 1b isoform X1, whose protein sequence is MSARVYFISGLLLCCLPLLCSTCPPQCNCFYHKLSDGSKSRSVLCNDPELTDVPKNFPSDTSKLRIEKTGISRVTADTFPYLISLEYLWISFNSLSSLSEGSFRGLYALDELRMDGNLLTSFPWECLIDTPNLRLLDLHNNKINSIPVEATFYIKNLTYLDLSSNNLATVPAEVLSSWFSVKPSQDAENSKIILGLHDNPWLCDCRLFDLVQFQKFPSSSVAFIDTRLRCAEPESLSGVLFSDAELRKCQSPRVHTAVARVRSSIGNNVLLRCGTIGVPMPELSWSRADGKPMNASGKFVQQEISKEGIIWSILTVPAVSYQDSGKYVCKATNFVGSADAIISLIISDTWQIDEVAKKPHSKKSSGRAAYQEKLIARYVPQATTPVAVPIIEPLNGPKATAAIQIESYSISDEASDASPAAFPVPDDSLAELEKDVLSNLEANASSLQQGPERRVVRSVKVIGDTDHAVSLNWRAPAATNTTSFSVLYAVFGERDMRRIDVGPGKNRVTIQGLVPKTKYIACVCVKGLIPKKEQCVIFSTDEAASASGTQKLINVVVITVACVIAVPLTLIVCCGALKRRLQKLLGRKSKDIQDSYVTFETLSPGTKTIGLEGEYMTRLNPDESNRLLSARSSVDSEATARTEGQPNEYFC, encoded by the exons ATGTCCGCTCGTGTCTATTTCATTTCTGGATTGCTGTTGTGTTGCCTGCCGTTGCTCTGTAGCACCTGTCCTCCTCAATGTAACTGCTTCTACCACAAACTGAGCGACGGATCCAAATCAAG GAGCGTCCTGTGCAATGACCCAGAACTCACTGACGTCCCAAAGAACTTTCCCTCAGACACCTCCAAACTGCGCATTGAGAAAACTGGCATCAGCCGGGTCACCGCTGACACCTTTCCCTACCTCATCAGCCTGGAATACCTCTGGATATCCTTCaactctctctcctccctcagCGAGGGCAGCTTTCGTGGACTTTATGCTTTGGATGAGTTACGGATGGATGGCAATCTTCTCACTTCCTTTCCATGGGAATGTCTGATTGACACGCCCAACCTTCGGCTTCTGGATTTGCACAACAACAAGATAAATAGCATCCCGGTAGAGGCGACGTTTTACATAAAGAACTTAACGTATCTGGATCTGTCCAGCAACAATCTGGCCACCGTCCCGGCAGAAGTTCTTTCTTCGTGGTTCTCTGTAAAACCTTCTCAAGACGCAGAGAATTCCAAAATTATTTTAG GTCTCCATGACAACCCCTGGCTGTGTGACTGTCGTCTCTTTGATTTGGTTCAGTTCCAGAAGTTTCCCTCGTCTTCGGTGGCGTTCATCGATACGCGTTTGCGCTGTGCCGAGCCAGAGAGCCTGTCTGGAGTTCTCTTCTCTGACGCGGAGCTCCGCAAGTGTCAATCTCCCCGTGTCCACACGGCCGTCGCCAGGGTCCGGAGCTCTATTGGCAACAATGTCCTGCTGCGCTGTGGAACCATCGGAGTGCCCATGCCAGAGCTGTCCTGGTCCCGAGCCGATGGCAAACCCATGAACGCCAGTGGTAAGTTTG TTCAACAGGAAATCTCCAAAGAGGGCATAATCTGGTCCATTCTCACTGTTCCTGCTGTTTCATACCAAGATTCTGGAAAATATGTCTGCAAAGCCACCAACTTTGTTGGGAGCGCAGATGCCATCATCTCGCTCATCATTTCGGACACGTGGCAGATTGATGAAGTTGCCAAGAAACCCCACAGCAAGAAGAGCAGCGGCCGGGCAGCATACCAAGAGAAGCTCATCGCCAGATATGTGCCGCAAGCCACGACACCAGTGGCCGTGCCCATCATCGAACCCTTGAATGGACCGAAAGCCACAGCTGCCATCCAGATCGAGAGCTACAGCATCTCTGATGAGGCTTCAGACGCATCTCCCGCGGCCTTCCCGGTGCCCGACGACAGCTTGGCCGAGCTGGAGAAAGATGTGCTGAGCAATCTGGAAGCTAATGCATCGTCTCTTCAGCAGGGTCCCGAGCGCAGAGTGGTCCGCTCGGTGAAAGTTATTGGTGACACGGACCACGCCGTATCGCTGAACTGGCGAGCGCCTGCCGCCACCAACACCACATCGTTCAGCGTTCTCTACGCCGTGTTTGGTGAGCGAGACATGCGGCGTATTGATGTCGGGCCAGGAAAGAATCGCGTCACCATCCAAGGTCTGGTGCCTAAAACCAAGTACATAGCTTGTGTGTGCGTGAAAGGTCTCATTCCCAAGAAGGAGCAATGTGTAATTTTCTCCACGGATGAAGCCGCAAGTGCCAGCGGTACTCAGAAGCTCATAAATGTGGTGGTGATCACGGTGGCTTGCGTCATCGCGGTCCCCCTGACGCTCATCGTGTGCTGCGGGGCCCTTAAGAGGAGGCTACAGAAGCTGCTGGGCAGAAAGTCCAAAGACATTCAAGATTCATATGTGACGTTTGAAACTCTTTCTCCGGGCACCAAAACTATAGGACTGGAGGGAGAGTATATGACCAGACTTAACCCGGACGAATCCAACCGCTTGCTGTCTGCTCGGTCCAGCGTGGATTCGGAGGCCACGGCCAGGACTGAGGGTCAACCCAACGAATACTTCTGCTGA
- the lrit1b gene encoding leucine-rich repeat, immunoglobulin-like domain and transmembrane domain-containing protein 1b isoform X3, protein MDGNLLTSFPWECLIDTPNLRLLDLHNNKINSIPVEATFYIKNLTYLDLSSNNLATVPAEVLSSWFSVKPSQDAENSKIILGLHDNPWLCDCRLFDLVQFQKFPSSSVAFIDTRLRCAEPESLSGVLFSDAELRKCQSPRVHTAVARVRSSIGNNVLLRCGTIGVPMPELSWSRADGKPMNASGKFVQQEISKEGIIWSILTVPAVSYQDSGKYVCKATNFVGSADAIISLIISDTWQIDEVAKKPHSKKSSGRAAYQEKLIARYVPQATTPVAVPIIEPLNGPKATAAIQIESYSISDEASDASPAAFPVPDDSLAELEKDVLSNLEANASSLQQGPERRVVRSVKVIGDTDHAVSLNWRAPAATNTTSFSVLYAVFGERDMRRIDVGPGKNRVTIQGLVPKTKYIACVCVKGLIPKKEQCVIFSTDEAASASGTQKLINVVVITVACVIAVPLTLIVCCGALKRRLQKLLGRKSKDIQDSYVTFETLSPGTKTIGLEGEYMTRLNPDESNRLLSARSSVDSEATARTEGQPNEYFC, encoded by the exons ATGGATGGCAATCTTCTCACTTCCTTTCCATGGGAATGTCTGATTGACACGCCCAACCTTCGGCTTCTGGATTTGCACAACAACAAGATAAATAGCATCCCGGTAGAGGCGACGTTTTACATAAAGAACTTAACGTATCTGGATCTGTCCAGCAACAATCTGGCCACCGTCCCGGCAGAAGTTCTTTCTTCGTGGTTCTCTGTAAAACCTTCTCAAGACGCAGAGAATTCCAAAATTATTTTAG GTCTCCATGACAACCCCTGGCTGTGTGACTGTCGTCTCTTTGATTTGGTTCAGTTCCAGAAGTTTCCCTCGTCTTCGGTGGCGTTCATCGATACGCGTTTGCGCTGTGCCGAGCCAGAGAGCCTGTCTGGAGTTCTCTTCTCTGACGCGGAGCTCCGCAAGTGTCAATCTCCCCGTGTCCACACGGCCGTCGCCAGGGTCCGGAGCTCTATTGGCAACAATGTCCTGCTGCGCTGTGGAACCATCGGAGTGCCCATGCCAGAGCTGTCCTGGTCCCGAGCCGATGGCAAACCCATGAACGCCAGTGGTAAGTTTG TTCAACAGGAAATCTCCAAAGAGGGCATAATCTGGTCCATTCTCACTGTTCCTGCTGTTTCATACCAAGATTCTGGAAAATATGTCTGCAAAGCCACCAACTTTGTTGGGAGCGCAGATGCCATCATCTCGCTCATCATTTCGGACACGTGGCAGATTGATGAAGTTGCCAAGAAACCCCACAGCAAGAAGAGCAGCGGCCGGGCAGCATACCAAGAGAAGCTCATCGCCAGATATGTGCCGCAAGCCACGACACCAGTGGCCGTGCCCATCATCGAACCCTTGAATGGACCGAAAGCCACAGCTGCCATCCAGATCGAGAGCTACAGCATCTCTGATGAGGCTTCAGACGCATCTCCCGCGGCCTTCCCGGTGCCCGACGACAGCTTGGCCGAGCTGGAGAAAGATGTGCTGAGCAATCTGGAAGCTAATGCATCGTCTCTTCAGCAGGGTCCCGAGCGCAGAGTGGTCCGCTCGGTGAAAGTTATTGGTGACACGGACCACGCCGTATCGCTGAACTGGCGAGCGCCTGCCGCCACCAACACCACATCGTTCAGCGTTCTCTACGCCGTGTTTGGTGAGCGAGACATGCGGCGTATTGATGTCGGGCCAGGAAAGAATCGCGTCACCATCCAAGGTCTGGTGCCTAAAACCAAGTACATAGCTTGTGTGTGCGTGAAAGGTCTCATTCCCAAGAAGGAGCAATGTGTAATTTTCTCCACGGATGAAGCCGCAAGTGCCAGCGGTACTCAGAAGCTCATAAATGTGGTGGTGATCACGGTGGCTTGCGTCATCGCGGTCCCCCTGACGCTCATCGTGTGCTGCGGGGCCCTTAAGAGGAGGCTACAGAAGCTGCTGGGCAGAAAGTCCAAAGACATTCAAGATTCATATGTGACGTTTGAAACTCTTTCTCCGGGCACCAAAACTATAGGACTGGAGGGAGAGTATATGACCAGACTTAACCCGGACGAATCCAACCGCTTGCTGTCTGCTCGGTCCAGCGTGGATTCGGAGGCCACGGCCAGGACTGAGGGTCAACCCAACGAATACTTCTGCTGA
- the LOC130549665 gene encoding cadherin-related family member 1 produces the protein MGKERILLSLVSLFISMGKSDFAPYFYDNGANSFSGNMALFSVAEDTSVGTYLYTLNGSDPEGELVTYGMTFDKGYKEYFSVKPKSGHVTLVESLDREVQDEIVIFVSITDGRNKVVERVSVFVTDANDEKPEFLNLPFIVDVSEDTEAGRSIYRVQAVDRDLGSGGSVTYYLQSALNTKFTIDAHSGVLRIKAGESLDYELSRTHFVTVVAKDGGGNYLGKYLIMTSSAIITINVLDAQDSPPVFVGTPYFGFVYEVFVPGSEIFTVFAKDGDQNNINPIQYTILNGGDRLFSINSTSGCISLTSVPGQLRNELYELKVKASEVGPDNQSLDYTVTTVTIRVMDLNNHPPTFYGESGLQSTFDLTMYEHPPEGEILRGLKITVNDSDQGANAKFRLLLVGPARVFRVVPQTVLNEAQVTIIVENSTAIDYEKYHLLTFKLLAVEIDTPERFSATADIVINLLDTNDNIPKFSSEFYIARIPENSHGGSIVVAVTATDPDSGLWGGVKYSIYGSGADLFLIHHTSGVIYTQPWASLDAEVKSKYNFYIKAEDIEGKYSLAEVFVTVLDLNDHPPEFNDNFLEKTMIIGAPVKIEAVDEDAEEPNNLIEYSIMKGDPDNIFDINTSTGEIKLKPFIKSMEIVQNITKQKDCRWSVVVQARDQGSPSFSTTAVVKIDITESNGLKGPVAAFLMQSRDNPMKVVGVAAAAISLMVLVTVIISTVMYLRNTKSNRITPARRIIRRRAREHHQWTFRPPLGLTDSKGNNNSPRPMPPIPRDPVLPPPPSNPSERQWTVPTVSGVVSSGKSSRSCRRSTDKLTDDITEDVSSSLVSELKKKIEQKIIEANQNYYC, from the exons ATGGGGAAAGAGCGGATTTTACTTTCTCTAGTCTCTCTCTTCATTTCTATGG GGAAATCTGATTTTGCAccatatttttatgataatggTGCTAACAGCTTCAGTGGAAACATGGCGTTATTCAGCGTCGCAGAAGACACATCTGTTG GAACTTATCTGTACACACTTAATGGCTCTGATCCAGAAGGGGAACTTGTGACCTATGGCATGACCTTTGATAAGGGCTACAAAGAGTATTTCAGTGTCAAGCCCAAATCAGGTCATGTGACTCTCGTTGAAAGTCTGGACAGAgag GTTCAAGATGAGATTGTGATATTTGTGAGCATCACAGATGGCAGAAACAAG GTTGTGGAAAGAGTGAGTGTGTTTGTCACAGATGCTAATGATGAAAAGCCAGAGTTTTTAAATCTACCATTTATAGTGGACGTCTCTGAG gACACAGAGGCGGGCAGAAGCATCTACAGAGTCCAAGCTGTGGACAGAGACCTCGGGTCCGGAGGAAGTGTCACCTACTACTTGcag TCTGCACTCAACACTAAATTCACCATTGATGCTCACAGTGGAGTTCTACGCATTAAAGCCGGTGAATCGTTGGACTATGAGCTCTCCAGAACTCATTTTGTTACTGTGGTTGCAAAG GATGGTGGTGGTAATTATCTTGGGAAGTACCTCATTATGACCTCATCAGCGATTATAACCATCAATGTTCTTGACGCTCAAGATTCTCCTCCAGTATTTGTTGGTACACCATATTTTGGATTCGTCTATGAAGTCTTTGTTCCA GGATCAGAAATATTCACCGTATTCGCGAAGGACGGCGATCAGAACAACATCAATCCCATTCAGTATACAATCCTCAACG GCGGCGATCGACTCTTCAGTATCAACAGCACCAGCGGCTGCATTAGCTTGACATCAGTACCTGGACAGCTGAGGAATGAGCTTTATGAATTAAAAGTCAAG GCTTCTGAAGTTGGTCCTGACAACCAGTCACTGGACTACACTGTTACCACGGTCACTATTCGTGTGATGGACCTCAACAACCACCCACCGACCTTCTACGGCGAGTCCGGTCTGCAGAGCACGTTTGACTTGACCATGTATGAGCATCCACCTGAAGGAGAAATCCTGCGAGGTCTAAAGATCACAGTGAACGACTCGGATCAG GGAGCAAACGCTAAATTCCGACTGCTGCTGGTGGGACCTGCACGGGTTTTTCGTGTGGTTCCTCAGACGGTTCTAAATGAAGCTCAAGTTACCATCATAGTGGAAAACTCCACAGCCATCGACTACGAGAAATATCACTTGCTCACCTTCAAG CTGTTAGCTGTTGAGATTGACACTCCAGAGAGGTTCAGTGCGACAGCAGATATTGTCATCAATCTTTTGGACACAAACGACAATATTCCAAAGTTTTCTTCTGAATTCTACATCGCCAGAATCCCAGAAAATTCTCACGGAGGTTCCATTGTTGTCGCAGTGACC GCCACAGACCCCGACTCTGGGCTTTGGGGGGGAGTGAAATATTCCATCTATGGTTCTGGTGCTGATCT GTTTCTCATTCATCACACCTCTGGTGTTATTTACACACAGCCCTGGGCATCTTTAGATGCTGAAGTCAagtcaaaatataatttctacATAAAAGCGGAAGATATCGAGGGCAAGTACAGCCTTGCTGAGGTGTTTGTGACCGTGCTGGACTTAAATGACCATCCCCCAGAGTTCAATGACAACTTTCTGGAGAAGACCATGATTATTGGAGCACCAGTGAAAATAGAG GCAGTAGATGAGGACGCAGAGGAACCCAATAATCTCATTGAATACTCCATCATGAAAGGCGATCCAGACAACATCTTCGACATCAACACATCTACCGGCGAGATCAAGCTGAAGCCATTTATCAAATCTATGGAGATTGTGCAGAACATCACCAAGCAGAAAGACTGCAGGTGGTCTGTGGTGGTCCAGGCGCGAGATCAAGGCTCCCCGTCCTTCAGTACCACTGCTGTAGTGAAAATTGACATCACAGAGTCG AATGGGCTCAAGGGACCCGTGGCTGCCTTTTTAATGCAGAGTCGAGACAATCCGATGAAAGTTGTTGGTGTAGCGGCTGCTGCCATTAGCCTTATGGTATTGGTGACGGTTATCATCTCTACGGTTATGTATTTACGCAACACAAAGTCTAACAGGATCACGCCAGCACGTCGCATCATACGTAGAAGAGCCAGAGAGCATCACCAGTGGACCTTCAGACCACCGCTTGGACTCACAGACAGCAAAGGGAACAACAACAGCCCCAGGCCCATGCCACCCATCCCCAGAGATCCTGTCTTACCTCCACCGCCCTCCAACCCCAGCGAGAGGCAGTGGACCGTGCCCACGGTGTCTGGTGTCGTGTCATCCGGGAAGTCCAGTCGCAGCTGTAGACGGAGCACGGATAAACTCACAGACGACATTACAGAAGATGTGAGCTCGTCTCTGGTGTCTGAGCTCAAAAAGAAAATTGAGCAGAAAATCATTGAGGCCAATCAAAATTATTACTGCTGA
- the ghitm gene encoding growth hormone-inducible transmembrane protein, producing MLVSRLSCLRSVPLVGLRSVLRQGPGGLMKPQQQSYSTKARLGFRRSKTSKEQVHDAAFEPAHTAIKIDNMGRIILAGGAAVGLGALCYYGLGMSNEMGAIEKAVIWPQYVKDRIHSTYMYFAGSVGLTGLSAVAVSRSPALMGLMMRGSWLAIGATFAAMIGAGMLVRSISYEHSMVPKHLAWALHAGVMGAVIAPLTLLGGPLMIRAAWYTAGIVGGLSTVAVCAPSDKFLSMGGPLAVGFGVVFASSLGSMFLPPTSAFGAGLYSVAVYGGLVLFSMFLLYDTQKVVKRAEMHPLYGVQKYDPINACMGIYMDTLNIFMRLVMILANGGGNRRK from the exons ATGCTGGTGTCACGTCTGTCATGTCTGAGGTCTGTCCCTCTGGTGGGATTGAGGTCTGTCCTCCGTCAGGGTCCTGGCGGTCTGATGAAACCTCAGCAGCAG AGTTATTCCACAAAAGCTCGACTGGGCTTCCGCCGCAGCAAGACCTCTAAAGAACAGGTTCACGATGCAGCGTTTGAACCTGCCCACACTGCTATTAAAA TTGACAACATGGGCAGAATCATCCTGGCAGGAGGCGCCGCGGTCGGATTGGGAGCTTTGTGTTATTACGGCCTCGGAATGTCAAATGAGATGGGAGCAATAGAGAAAGCAGT GATCTGGCCACAGTACGTGAAGGACAGGATTCACTCCACATACATGTACTTTGCGGGCAGTGTGGGTCTGACAGGTCTGTCTGCTGTAGCCGTCAGCAGATCTCCAGCTCTCATGGGGCTCATGATGAGGGGCTCCTGGCTG GCTATCGGTGCAACATTTGCAGCCATGATTGGTGCAGGAATGTTGGTGAGGTCGATCTCATACGAGCACAGTATGGTACCGAAGCACCTGGCCTGGGCACTGCATGCAG GTGTGATGGGAGCCGTAATTGCTCCGTTAACTCTGTTGGGCGGCCCGCTGATGATTCGAGCTGCCTGGTACACGGCAGGCATCGTGGGCGGTTTGTCGACTGTGGCCGTGTGTGCGCCCAGTGATAAGTTTCTCAGCATGGGCGGCCCGCTCGCTGTGGGATTTGGAGTGGTCTTTGCCTCTTCTCTGG GTTCCATGTTTCTGCCGCCCACCTCAGCGTTCGGGGCCGGTCTGTACTCGGTGGCTGTTTATGGAGGTCTGGTGCTCTTCAGCATGTTCCTGCTGTATGACACGCAGAAGGTCGTTAAGCGAGCAGAGATGCACCCCCTTTATGGCGTTCAAAAGTATGACCCTATTAACGC GTGTATGGGCATTTACATGGACACACTCAATATCTTCATGCGGCTGGTGATGATTCTAGCCAATGGTGGAGGAAACCGGAGAAAGTAG